One stretch of Streptomyces peucetius DNA includes these proteins:
- the mshC gene encoding cysteine--1-D-myo-inosityl 2-amino-2-deoxy-alpha-D-glucopyranoside ligase: MHAWPASEVPALPGKGRDLRIHDTATDGLVTLDPGPVARIYVCGITPYDATHMGHAATYNAFDLVQRVWLDTKRQVHYVQNVTDVDDPLLERAIRDGHDWTELAERETALFREDMTALRMLPPRHYIGAVEAIPGIVPLVERLRDAGAAYELEGDVYFSVESDPHFGEVSRLDAEAMRLLSAERGGDPERPGKKNPLDPMLWMAAREGEPSWDGGTLGRGRPGWHIECVAIALDHLGMGFDIQGGGSDLAFPHHEMGASHAQALTGEHPFAKAYVHAGMVALDGQKMSKSKGNLVFVSALRRDGVDPAAIRLALLSHHYRADWEWTDAVLSDAVERLGRWRAAVSRPDGPSADALVEEVRRALADDLDAPSALAAVDRWAALQQSEGGTDEGAPGLVSRTVDALLGVAL, translated from the coding sequence ATGCATGCCTGGCCCGCTTCTGAGGTCCCCGCCCTGCCCGGCAAGGGCCGCGACCTCCGGATCCACGACACCGCGACCGACGGTCTGGTGACCCTCGACCCCGGTCCCGTCGCCCGTATCTACGTCTGCGGCATCACACCGTACGACGCGACCCACATGGGTCACGCGGCGACCTACAACGCGTTCGACCTTGTGCAGCGCGTGTGGCTCGACACCAAGCGGCAGGTTCACTACGTCCAGAACGTCACGGATGTGGACGACCCACTGCTCGAACGCGCGATCCGCGACGGGCACGACTGGACGGAGCTCGCGGAGCGCGAGACCGCGCTGTTCCGCGAGGACATGACCGCACTGCGGATGCTGCCGCCGCGCCACTACATCGGGGCCGTCGAAGCCATACCCGGCATCGTCCCGCTGGTGGAACGGCTCCGCGACGCCGGTGCCGCCTACGAGTTGGAGGGCGACGTCTACTTCTCGGTCGAGTCCGACCCGCACTTCGGAGAGGTGTCCCGGCTCGACGCGGAGGCGATGCGCCTGCTGTCCGCGGAACGCGGCGGCGACCCCGAACGCCCCGGCAAGAAGAACCCGCTCGACCCCATGCTCTGGATGGCCGCCCGCGAGGGCGAGCCGAGCTGGGACGGCGGCACACTCGGCCGCGGCCGGCCCGGCTGGCACATCGAGTGCGTCGCCATCGCGCTCGACCACCTCGGCATGGGCTTCGACATCCAGGGCGGCGGCTCCGACCTCGCCTTCCCGCACCACGAGATGGGCGCCTCGCACGCCCAGGCCCTCACCGGTGAGCACCCCTTCGCGAAGGCTTACGTCCACGCGGGCATGGTCGCCCTCGACGGCCAGAAGATGTCCAAGTCCAAGGGCAACCTCGTCTTCGTCTCCGCGCTGCGCCGCGACGGGGTGGACCCGGCGGCCATACGGCTCGCCCTGCTCTCGCACCACTACCGGGCCGACTGGGAGTGGACCGACGCGGTGCTCAGCGACGCCGTGGAGCGTCTCGGGCGGTGGCGCGCGGCCGTCTCCCGGCCCGACGGGCCGTCCGCCGACGCCCTGGTCGAGGAGGTCCGCCGGGCTCTCGCCGACGACCTCGACGCGCCGTCGGCACTCGCGGCCGTGGACCGCTGGGCCGCGCTCCAGCAGTCCGAGGGCGGCACGGACGAGGGCGCGCCGGGGCTCGTGTCCCGCACGGTCGACGCGCTGCTCGGCGTGGCGCTGTAG
- a CDS encoding SDR family NAD(P)-dependent oxidoreductase, whose translation MTGTQDFAGMAALVTGGASGIGAAVAALLRARGARVAVLDRDTGGAPEGTLALEADVTDDVSVRTAVAAAVAEFGALHTVVSNAGVGATGTVADNGDDEWRRVLDVNVIGMVRIARHALPHLRRAAAARPGAVSVTHTCSVAATAGIPQRALYSASKGAVLSLTLAMAADHVREGIRVNCVNPGTADTPWVTRLLERAEDPAAERAALEARQPTGRLVTADEVAAAVAYLASPAAAAVTGTALAVDGGMQGLRLRPPR comes from the coding sequence GTGACCGGTACGCAGGACTTCGCGGGCATGGCCGCCCTCGTCACGGGCGGGGCCTCCGGCATCGGCGCAGCCGTCGCCGCGCTGCTGCGGGCACGCGGCGCGCGCGTCGCCGTACTGGACCGCGACACCGGCGGTGCCCCCGAGGGGACGCTCGCCCTCGAGGCCGACGTCACGGACGACGTCTCGGTACGCACGGCGGTGGCCGCTGCGGTCGCCGAGTTCGGGGCGCTGCACACCGTCGTCTCCAACGCCGGTGTCGGCGCGACCGGGACCGTCGCGGACAACGGTGACGACGAATGGCGGCGCGTCCTCGACGTCAACGTGATCGGCATGGTCAGGATCGCCCGCCACGCCCTGCCGCATCTGCGGCGCGCGGCCGCGGCCCGGCCCGGGGCGGTCTCCGTCACCCACACCTGCTCCGTCGCCGCCACCGCCGGGATCCCGCAGCGCGCCCTCTACAGCGCGAGCAAGGGCGCGGTCCTCTCGCTCACGCTCGCGATGGCCGCCGACCATGTGCGCGAGGGCATCCGGGTCAACTGCGTCAACCCCGGCACCGCGGACACCCCGTGGGTCACCCGCCTGCTGGAACGCGCCGAGGACCCCGCCGCCGAACGCGCCGCGCTGGAGGCCCGTCAGCCGACCGGACGGCTCGTCACGGCCGACGAGGTGGCGGCGGCTGTGGCGTACCTCGCGAGCCCGGCGGCCGCGGCCGTGACGGGGACGGCGCTCGCCGTGGACGGAGGCATGCAGGGACTGCGCCTCCGCCCACCGCGGTAG
- a CDS encoding SCO1664 family protein: protein MPAPERIPPGRVTTADALSLLAEGELSVRGRVREASNAVLYCTVSLDGEEARCVYKPVAGERPLWDFPDGTLAQREVAAYELSEATGWGLVPPTVLREGPYGEGMVQLWIEADPEAGLLALVEDEEPGEGWRAVGFAEVGEGRTALLVHADDLRLRRLAVLDAVINNGDRKGGHLLPTADGGLYAIDHGVTFNVEDKLRTLLWGWAGEPLPAEATATLTAMAVSLADGGPLATRLAELLTAAEVAALRGRVAALLASGTHPLPSGDWPAIPWPPV from the coding sequence ATGCCCGCGCCAGAACGGATACCGCCGGGGCGAGTGACCACGGCCGACGCGCTCTCGCTGCTGGCCGAGGGCGAGCTGAGCGTGCGCGGAAGGGTGCGCGAGGCGTCCAACGCGGTGCTGTACTGCACGGTCTCGCTCGACGGCGAGGAAGCCCGTTGCGTCTACAAGCCCGTCGCGGGGGAGCGGCCGTTGTGGGACTTCCCCGACGGCACGCTCGCGCAGCGCGAGGTGGCGGCCTACGAGCTCTCCGAGGCGACCGGCTGGGGCCTGGTGCCGCCCACCGTCCTGCGCGAGGGCCCGTACGGCGAGGGCATGGTCCAGCTGTGGATAGAGGCGGACCCCGAGGCCGGCCTGCTGGCTCTCGTCGAGGACGAGGAGCCGGGGGAGGGCTGGAGGGCGGTCGGTTTCGCCGAGGTGGGCGAGGGTCGTACGGCGCTGCTCGTCCACGCGGACGACCTGCGGCTGCGCAGGCTCGCCGTGCTCGACGCGGTGATCAACAACGGTGACCGCAAAGGCGGCCATCTGCTGCCCACCGCCGACGGCGGCCTCTACGCGATCGACCACGGCGTCACCTTCAACGTCGAGGACAAGCTGCGCACCCTGCTGTGGGGGTGGGCGGGGGAACCGCTTCCCGCGGAGGCGACGGCGACACTGACGGCCATGGCGGTCTCCCTCGCCGACGGCGGGCCGCTCGCCACCCGACTGGCGGAACTGCTCACCGCGGCCGAGGTCGCCGCCCTGCGCGGCAGGGTGGCGGCGCTGCTCGCCTCCGGCACCCACCCGCTCCCCTCGGGGGACTGGCCGGCGATTCCCTGGCCACCCGTGTAG
- a CDS encoding FadR/GntR family transcriptional regulator, with product MAVTDEAIEKIKSMIVSGALRPGDRLPRESELAAELGLSRNSLREAVRALTLIRILDVRQGDGTYVTSLDPQLLLEALSFVVDFHRDDTVLEFLAVRRILEPAATEMAASRISGTELDALSAELDALGPEPSVEELVAADLDFHRGIVRASGNSVLCSLLDGLSGPTTRARVWRGLTQEDAVSRTLREHRAILAALRDGDGEAARSWATVHVASVEQWLRATL from the coding sequence ATGGCCGTGACCGACGAGGCCATCGAGAAGATCAAGTCGATGATCGTCTCCGGCGCCCTGCGTCCCGGCGACCGGCTGCCCAGGGAGAGCGAGCTCGCGGCCGAGCTGGGCCTGTCCCGCAACTCGCTGCGCGAGGCGGTGCGCGCCCTGACCCTCATCCGCATCCTCGACGTACGGCAGGGCGACGGCACGTATGTGACCAGCCTGGACCCGCAGTTGCTGCTGGAGGCCCTGAGCTTCGTCGTCGACTTCCACCGCGACGACACGGTGCTGGAGTTCCTCGCGGTACGCCGCATCCTGGAACCGGCGGCCACGGAGATGGCGGCGAGCCGGATCTCCGGTACCGAACTCGACGCGCTGAGCGCCGAGTTGGACGCGCTCGGTCCGGAACCGTCGGTCGAGGAACTGGTGGCGGCGGACCTGGACTTCCACCGGGGCATCGTGCGTGCCTCGGGGAACTCGGTGCTGTGCTCCCTGCTCGACGGGCTGTCGGGGCCGACGACACGCGCCCGCGTCTGGCGCGGCCTCACCCAGGAGGACGCGGTGAGCCGCACGCTCCGTGAACACCGGGCGATCCTGGCGGCGCTGCGGGACGGGGACGGGGAGGCGGCGCGGTCGTGGGCGACGGTGCATGTCGCGAGCGTGGAGCAGTGGCTGCGGGCGACGCTCTGA
- a CDS encoding PAC2 family protein, whose product MIELEGVPELIDPVMVAAFEGWNDAGDAASTAVAHLDREWKGEVFAALDAEDYYDFQVNRPTVWLDGGVRKITWPTTRLSVVRIGGDKPRDLVLVRGIEPSMRWRSFCNEILGFAHELGVEMVVILGALLGDTPHTRPVPVSGITSDPDLARTMDLEETRYEGPTGIVGILQEACTHAGVPAVSLWAAVPHYVSQPPNPKATLALLNRLEDLIGLRIPLGELAEDARAWQLGVDQLAAEDSEVAEYVQTLEEARDTAELPEASGEAIAREFERYLRRRDGGGPGGHATDGGEGSSYLRDTGGRTKPSIPPRPEPGTGPAEGPSEGPAEGSAEGPGAEPEARGDDEGDGPDDSSRD is encoded by the coding sequence GTGATCGAGCTCGAGGGGGTGCCCGAGCTGATCGACCCGGTCATGGTGGCCGCGTTCGAGGGCTGGAACGACGCCGGCGACGCCGCCTCCACCGCGGTCGCTCATCTGGACCGGGAATGGAAGGGCGAGGTGTTCGCGGCGCTCGACGCCGAGGACTACTACGACTTCCAGGTCAACCGGCCCACGGTGTGGCTGGACGGCGGGGTACGGAAGATCACCTGGCCGACCACGCGGCTCTCCGTGGTGCGTATCGGGGGCGACAAGCCGCGCGACCTCGTGCTGGTCCGCGGCATCGAACCGTCCATGCGCTGGCGTTCGTTCTGCAACGAGATCCTGGGCTTCGCCCATGAACTCGGCGTCGAGATGGTGGTGATCCTGGGCGCGCTGCTCGGCGACACCCCGCACACCCGGCCGGTCCCCGTCAGCGGGATCACTTCCGACCCGGACCTGGCCAGGACGATGGATCTCGAGGAGACCCGGTACGAGGGTCCGACCGGCATCGTCGGCATCCTCCAGGAGGCGTGCACCCATGCGGGCGTGCCCGCGGTGAGCCTGTGGGCGGCCGTGCCGCACTACGTCTCGCAGCCGCCCAACCCGAAGGCGACGCTCGCCCTGCTCAACCGGCTGGAGGACCTCATCGGTCTCCGTATCCCGCTGGGCGAGCTGGCCGAGGACGCCCGGGCCTGGCAGCTCGGCGTCGACCAACTGGCCGCGGAGGACAGCGAGGTCGCCGAGTACGTCCAGACGCTGGAGGAGGCGCGCGACACCGCCGAGTTGCCGGAGGCTTCCGGGGAGGCCATCGCCCGCGAGTTCGAGCGGTATCTGCGCCGGCGCGACGGCGGAGGTCCGGGCGGTCACGCGACGGACGGCGGCGAGGGCAGCTCGTATCTGCGGGACACCGGCGGCCGGACCAAACCCTCGATACCGCCGCGGCCGGAGCCCGGGACGGGCCCGGCGGAGGGCCCTTCCGAAGGTCCGGCGGAGGGCTCGGCGGAAGGTCCGGGCGCCGAGCCGGAGGCGCGGGGCGACGACGAGGGCGACGGCCCCGATGACTCGTCGAGGGACTGA
- the glpK gene encoding glycerol kinase GlpK: MTDAHTTGPFIAAIDQGTTSSRCIVFDKDGRIVSVDQKEHEQIFPKPGWVEHNAAEIWTNVQEVVAGAIEKAGITSADVKAIGITNQRETTLLWDKNTGEPVHNAIVWQDTRTDALCKELGRNVGQDRFRRETGLPLASYFAGPKARWLLDNVEGLRERAERGEILFGTMDSWVIWNLTGGVDGGVHVTDVTNASRTMLMNLHTMEWDDKILQSMEVPAAILPEIRSSAEVYGLAKGGVLDGIPVASALGDQQAALFGQTCYSKGEAKSTYGTGTFMLMNTGDEPVNSYNGLLTTVGYRIGDQKAVYALEGSIAVTGSLVQWMRDQMGLINSAAEIETLASSVEDNGGAYFVPAFSGLFAPYWRSDARGVIAGLTRYVTKAHIARAVLEATAWQTREITDAMTKDSGVELTALKVDGGMTSNNLLMQTLSDFLDAPVVRPMVAETTCLGAAYAAGLAVGFWPDTDALRANWRRAAEWTPRMDADKRDAEYKSWLKAVERTMGWLDEEN, encoded by the coding sequence GTGACCGACGCACACACCACCGGCCCGTTCATCGCGGCCATCGACCAGGGCACCACCTCCAGCCGCTGCATCGTCTTCGACAAGGACGGCCGGATCGTCTCCGTCGACCAGAAGGAGCACGAGCAGATCTTCCCGAAGCCGGGCTGGGTGGAGCACAACGCCGCCGAGATCTGGACCAACGTCCAGGAGGTCGTCGCCGGAGCCATCGAGAAGGCCGGCATCACCTCCGCCGACGTCAAGGCCATCGGCATCACCAACCAGCGCGAGACGACGCTGCTGTGGGACAAGAACACCGGTGAGCCCGTCCACAACGCCATCGTCTGGCAGGACACCCGCACCGACGCCCTGTGCAAGGAACTCGGGCGCAACGTCGGCCAGGACCGCTTCCGCCGCGAGACCGGCCTGCCGCTGGCCTCCTACTTCGCCGGGCCGAAGGCCCGCTGGCTGCTCGACAACGTCGAGGGCCTGCGGGAGCGCGCCGAACGCGGCGAGATCCTCTTCGGCACCATGGACTCCTGGGTCATCTGGAACCTGACCGGCGGAGTCGACGGCGGCGTCCACGTCACCGACGTCACCAACGCCTCCCGCACCATGCTGATGAACCTGCACACCATGGAGTGGGACGACAAGATCCTCCAGTCCATGGAGGTCCCGGCGGCGATCCTGCCGGAGATCCGGTCCTCCGCCGAGGTCTACGGACTCGCCAAGGGCGGCGTGCTGGACGGCATCCCGGTGGCCTCCGCGCTCGGCGACCAGCAGGCGGCCCTGTTCGGCCAGACCTGCTACTCGAAGGGCGAGGCCAAGTCCACGTACGGCACCGGCACCTTCATGCTGATGAACACCGGTGACGAGCCCGTCAACTCCTACAACGGTCTGCTGACCACCGTGGGCTACCGCATCGGCGACCAGAAGGCGGTGTACGCGCTCGAGGGTTCGATCGCCGTCACCGGTTCGCTGGTCCAGTGGATGCGCGACCAGATGGGCCTGATCAACTCGGCCGCCGAGATCGAGACTCTCGCCTCCTCGGTCGAGGACAACGGCGGCGCCTACTTCGTCCCGGCCTTCTCCGGCCTGTTCGCCCCGTACTGGCGCTCCGACGCCCGCGGTGTGATCGCCGGTCTCACCCGGTACGTCACCAAGGCGCACATCGCGCGCGCCGTTCTCGAGGCCACCGCCTGGCAGACCCGCGAGATCACCGACGCCATGACCAAGGACTCCGGCGTCGAACTGACCGCGCTCAAGGTCGACGGCGGCATGACCTCCAACAACCTGCTGATGCAGACCCTCTCGGACTTCCTGGACGCCCCCGTGGTGCGCCCGATGGTCGCCGAGACGACCTGCCTCGGCGCCGCCTACGCCGCCGGCCTGGCCGTCGGCTTCTGGCCGGACACCGACGCTCTGCGCGCCAACTGGCGCAGGGCCGCCGAGTGGACCCCCCGCATGGACGCTGACAAGCGTGACGCTGAGTACAAGAGCTGGCTCAAGGCCGTGGAGCGGACCATGGGCTGGCTCGACGAGGAAAACTGA
- a CDS encoding glycerol-3-phosphate dehydrogenase/oxidase, which produces MTTLQSVPSPGAHPASGSAVSSLKAAGRAETREQLSKATYDLLVIGGGILGISTAWHAAQSGLRVALVDAGDFAGATSSASSKLLHGGLRYLQTGAVKLVAENHFERRAVSRQVAPHLANPLKFYLPVYKGGPHGAAKLGAGVFAYSALSAFGDGVGHVISAAKAQRDVPELRTENLKAVAVYGDDQMNDSRMALMTVRAAAESGATVLNHAEVTGLRFTKGRVTGAELRDRTDGTEFGVTARLVLNATGPWVDHLRRMEDPAAAPSIRLSKGAHLVLRRTAPWKAALATPIDKYRITFALPWEDMLLLGTTDEEYEGDPADVAVNDKDITQILDEAAFSVRDQQLSRDLITYSFAGLRVLPGGPGDTSKAKRETVVTEGPGGMLSVAGGKWTTFRHIGRTVMNKLAALPGRPLAEDMEPLAHLPKKLPLPGIANPNAVAHRLLVDGGTPGPRMAADTARHLATHYGSLSFDIVRLANEDPALAERIHPDAPEIWAQVVYARDNEWAETADDVLRRRTTLTIRGLATDEIRSRVEDVLGSR; this is translated from the coding sequence ATGACCACCCTGCAGAGCGTCCCCTCCCCCGGGGCGCACCCGGCCTCCGGCTCGGCTGTGTCTTCCCTCAAAGCAGCGGGCCGCGCCGAAACTCGGGAGCAGCTCTCCAAGGCGACGTACGACCTCCTGGTGATCGGCGGCGGCATCCTGGGCATCTCCACCGCCTGGCATGCGGCGCAGTCCGGGCTGCGGGTGGCCCTGGTGGACGCCGGCGACTTCGCCGGTGCCACCTCCTCCGCCTCCTCCAAGCTCCTCCACGGCGGACTGCGCTACCTGCAGACCGGCGCGGTGAAGCTGGTGGCGGAGAACCACTTCGAGCGGCGCGCGGTCTCCCGCCAGGTCGCTCCCCACCTGGCCAACCCTCTCAAGTTCTACCTGCCCGTCTACAAGGGCGGCCCGCACGGAGCGGCCAAGCTCGGCGCGGGTGTCTTCGCCTACTCGGCGCTGTCCGCCTTCGGTGACGGCGTCGGCCACGTCATATCGGCGGCGAAGGCGCAGCGCGACGTGCCGGAGCTGCGCACCGAGAACCTCAAGGCCGTCGCCGTCTACGGCGACGACCAGATGAACGACTCGCGTATGGCGCTGATGACGGTCCGCGCCGCCGCCGAGTCGGGCGCCACCGTCCTCAACCACGCCGAGGTCACCGGGCTGCGCTTCACCAAGGGCCGGGTCACCGGCGCGGAGCTGCGGGACCGCACCGACGGCACCGAGTTCGGTGTCACCGCGCGCCTCGTGCTCAACGCCACCGGCCCGTGGGTCGACCACCTGCGCCGCATGGAGGATCCGGCCGCGGCCCCCTCCATCCGCCTCTCCAAGGGCGCGCACCTGGTGCTCAGGCGCACCGCCCCGTGGAAGGCCGCGCTCGCCACTCCGATCGACAAGTACCGCATCACGTTCGCCCTCCCCTGGGAGGACATGCTGCTGCTCGGCACGACCGACGAGGAGTACGAGGGCGACCCGGCGGACGTCGCCGTCAACGACAAGGACATCACCCAGATCCTGGACGAGGCCGCGTTCTCGGTCCGCGACCAGCAACTGTCGCGGGACCTGATCACGTACTCCTTCGCGGGTCTGCGCGTCCTGCCGGGCGGCCCCGGGGACACCTCCAAGGCCAAGCGCGAGACGGTCGTCACGGAGGGCCCCGGCGGGATGCTGTCGGTGGCCGGCGGCAAGTGGACCACGTTCCGCCACATCGGCCGTACGGTGATGAACAAGCTGGCGGCCCTGCCGGGGCGTCCGCTCGCCGAGGACATGGAGCCCCTCGCGCACCTGCCGAAGAAGCTGCCGCTGCCCGGCATCGCCAACCCGAACGCGGTCGCGCACCGGCTGCTGGTGGACGGCGGTACCCCGGGCCCGCGGATGGCGGCCGACACGGCCCGGCACCTCGCCACCCACTACGGCTCGCTGTCGTTCGACATCGTCCGCCTGGCGAACGAGGACCCGGCGCTCGCCGAGCGCATCCACCCCGACGCGCCGGAGATCTGGGCGCAGGTCGTGTACGCCCGCGACAACGAGTGGGCCGAGACGGCGGACGACGTGCTGCGCCGCCGCACGACGCTGACGATCCGGGGGCTCGCGACGGACGAGATCCGCAGCCGGGTCGAGGACGTGCTGGGGTCGCGCTGA
- a CDS encoding MIP/aquaporin family protein, whose translation MSNSDIFIGEIIGTAVLILLGGGVVAAVVLKRSKAQNAGWLAITFGWGFAVLTAVYMTGTLSGAHINPAVTVGIAIKDNDWGNVPVYLAGQILGAMIGATLVWLAYYGQFRAHLTDPEVVGEPIDEKAIEGPHDEAATKAGPVLGVFSTGPEIRNVWQNLATEIIGTTVLVLAVLTQGLNESGKGLGPLGGLMVALVVVSIGLSLGGPTGYAINPARDLGPRIVHALLPLPNKGGSDWSYAWIPIAGPLIGAAVAAGIYNVAFA comes from the coding sequence GTGTCCAACTCCGACATCTTCATCGGCGAGATCATCGGTACCGCCGTTCTCATCCTGCTCGGTGGTGGCGTCGTCGCCGCCGTCGTGCTCAAGCGCTCGAAGGCGCAAAACGCCGGCTGGCTGGCCATCACCTTCGGGTGGGGCTTCGCGGTCCTGACCGCCGTATACATGACAGGTACCCTGTCCGGCGCGCATATCAACCCGGCCGTCACTGTCGGTATCGCGATCAAGGACAACGACTGGGGCAACGTCCCCGTCTACCTCGCCGGCCAGATCCTCGGCGCCATGATCGGCGCGACCCTGGTCTGGCTCGCCTACTACGGCCAGTTCCGGGCGCATCTCACCGACCCCGAGGTGGTCGGCGAACCGATCGACGAGAAGGCCATCGAGGGCCCGCACGACGAGGCCGCGACCAAGGCCGGCCCGGTGCTCGGTGTGTTCTCCACCGGCCCGGAGATCCGCAACGTCTGGCAGAACCTCGCCACCGAGATCATCGGCACGACGGTTCTGGTCCTCGCGGTGCTCACGCAGGGACTCAACGAGAGCGGCAAGGGCCTCGGACCGCTCGGCGGACTGATGGTCGCCCTCGTCGTCGTCTCCATCGGTCTCTCGCTCGGCGGTCCGACCGGCTACGCCATCAACCCCGCCCGCGACCTCGGTCCGCGCATCGTGCACGCCCTGCTCCCGCTGCCGAACAAGGGCGGCTCCGACTGGAGTTACGCCTGGATCCCGATCGCCGGCCCGCTGATCGGTGCGGCCGTCGCAGCGGGTATCTACAACGTCGCGTTCGCCTGA
- a CDS encoding enolase C-terminal domain-like protein, which produces MGQTIEGLEVHDIRFPTSEQLDGSDAMNPDPDYSAAYLVLRTGDGSEGHGFCFTIGRGNDVVAVAVEALRPHVVGRPAPSCAADLAALHHDLTHDSQLRWLGPEKGVAHMAAGAVVNAAWDLAATRAGLPVWEFLASMSPEELVRLVDFRYLTDALTRDEALALLRAAEPGRAARAALLREHGYPAYTTSPGWLGYSDEKLVRLAKEAVAAGFGQIKLKVGLDMEDDVRRMKLARAAVGPSVRIAVDANQRWDVADAVRWMTALAPYEPYWIEEPTSPDDILGHAAVRAGQPVRVATGEHVANRVVFKQLLQARAVDFVQIDAARVAGVNENVAILLLAAKYGVPVCPHAGGVGLCELVQHLAMFDFVAVSGSWEDRVIEYVDHLHEHFADPAVVVGGRYAAPRAPGFSARMLPGSVATHSYPDGPVWQARRTAPEDDR; this is translated from the coding sequence ATGGGTCAGACCATCGAGGGGCTCGAGGTCCACGACATCCGCTTCCCCACGTCAGAACAGCTCGACGGCTCCGACGCCATGAACCCGGACCCGGACTACTCCGCCGCCTACCTGGTGCTGCGCACCGGCGACGGGAGCGAGGGCCACGGCTTCTGCTTCACCATCGGCCGCGGCAACGACGTCGTCGCCGTCGCCGTCGAGGCGCTGCGCCCCCATGTCGTCGGCCGGCCCGCCCCTTCCTGCGCCGCGGATCTGGCGGCACTCCACCACGACCTCACCCACGATTCCCAACTCCGCTGGCTCGGCCCCGAGAAGGGCGTCGCCCACATGGCGGCCGGTGCCGTCGTCAACGCGGCGTGGGATCTGGCAGCCACCCGAGCGGGCCTGCCGGTATGGGAGTTCCTCGCCTCGATGAGCCCGGAGGAGCTCGTCCGCCTGGTCGACTTCCGGTATCTGACGGACGCGCTGACCAGGGACGAGGCCCTCGCCCTGCTGCGGGCCGCGGAACCGGGCAGGGCGGCACGGGCGGCGCTGCTGCGGGAGCACGGCTATCCCGCGTACACCACCTCCCCGGGCTGGCTGGGCTACTCCGACGAGAAGCTCGTCCGGCTGGCGAAGGAGGCCGTCGCCGCCGGCTTCGGCCAGATCAAACTGAAGGTCGGCCTCGACATGGAGGACGACGTCCGGCGGATGAAGCTCGCCAGGGCGGCCGTCGGCCCCTCCGTACGCATCGCGGTGGACGCCAACCAGCGCTGGGACGTCGCCGACGCGGTGCGCTGGATGACCGCACTCGCCCCCTACGAGCCGTACTGGATCGAGGAGCCCACCAGCCCCGACGACATACTCGGCCACGCCGCCGTACGGGCCGGCCAGCCCGTCAGGGTCGCCACCGGCGAACATGTCGCCAACCGCGTCGTCTTCAAGCAGCTGCTCCAGGCGCGGGCCGTCGACTTCGTCCAGATCGACGCCGCACGGGTCGCCGGGGTCAACGAGAACGTCGCGATCCTGCTGCTGGCGGCCAAGTACGGCGTGCCCGTCTGCCCGCACGCCGGCGGGGTCGGACTGTGCGAACTGGTCCAGCACCTCGCCATGTTCGACTTCGTCGCCGTGTCCGGCAGCTGGGAGGACCGCGTCATCGAGTACGTGGACCATCTCCACGAGCACTTCGCCGACCCGGCCGTGGTCGTCGGCGGCCGCTACGCCGCACCCCGGGCGCCCGGCTTCTCGGCCCGGATGCTCCCCGGCTCCGTCGCGACCCACAGTTACCCGGACGGGCCCGTCTGGCAGGCCCGCCGCACGGCACCGGAGGACGACCGGTGA
- a CDS encoding DUF3090 domain-containing protein: MSRQVFLYDPPDRFVAGTVGLPGRRTFFLQASAAGRVTSVALEKTQVAALAERIDELLDEVVRRTGGNAPVPAVAPADVADTAPLDNPVEEEFRVGTMALAWDGEEQRMIVEAQALVELEAESEEDLAEAEERLLQDEENGPPMLRVRLTGAQARAFAKRALDVVNAGRPPCPLCSLPLDPEGHVCPRQNGYRRGE; the protein is encoded by the coding sequence GTGTCCCGTCAGGTGTTCCTCTACGACCCGCCGGACCGCTTCGTGGCCGGTACGGTCGGGCTGCCTGGCCGCCGTACGTTCTTCCTGCAGGCTTCCGCCGCAGGGCGCGTGACCAGCGTGGCCCTGGAGAAGACACAGGTGGCCGCCCTCGCCGAGCGGATCGACGAACTGCTGGACGAGGTGGTGCGCCGCACCGGCGGCAACGCGCCCGTGCCCGCCGTCGCCCCGGCCGACGTCGCCGACACCGCGCCGCTCGACAATCCGGTCGAGGAGGAGTTCCGCGTCGGCACGATGGCGCTGGCGTGGGACGGCGAGGAACAGCGCATGATCGTGGAGGCGCAGGCGCTCGTCGAGCTGGAGGCCGAGTCCGAGGAGGATCTCGCGGAGGCCGAGGAGCGGCTGCTGCAGGACGAGGAGAACGGCCCGCCGATGCTGCGGGTCCGGCTCACGGGCGCGCAGGCAAGAGCGTTCGCCAAGCGCGCACTGGACGTGGTGAACGCGGGCCGCCCGCCGTGCCCGCTGTGCAGCCTGCCCCTGGATCCGGAAGGACACGTATGCCCGCGCCAGAACGGATACCGCCGGGGCGAGTGA